Genomic window (Streptomyces liliiviolaceus):
TACGAGACCCTGCACGAGCAGGCACTCGCGTGGGCGGGCGCGCTGCTGGCCTCGCCGGCGGGACCGCCCCGGGCTGTCGGCGTACTGGCCGAGAAGGGCCGGACGTCATGCGCCGGGCTGCTCGCGGCGCTGTACGCCGGTGCGGCCGTCGTACCGCTCGCTCCCGACTTTCCCCCGGTGCGCACCCGGCGGATGCTGGCGGCGGCCGGGGTCTCGGCGGTGGTCGCCGACCGGGCCGGGCTGGCCGCGCTGGAGGCGGCCGACCAGGCTGCGCCCGACCGGGATACGGCCGACCCGGATGCGGTCGGCCCGGATGCGGTCGGCTCGGATGCGGTCGGCTCGGATGCGGTCGGCTCGGACGTGCCGGTGCTGACGAGCGATCCCGGGGCCGCGGGCCGGTTCCCGGCCCTCCCGGTCCGTGCGCGAGACGCCCTGAGCGCACCGCGCCCGGTCGCGCCCGGCGACCTCGCCTACATGCTCTTCACCTCGGGTTCGACCGGCCGCCCCAAGGGTGTGCCGATCACGCACGCGAGCACGCACCACTACTTCTCCCTGCTGGACGCCCGCTACGACTTCGGCCCCGAGGACGTCTTCTCACAGACCTTCGGACTGAACTTCGACTGCGCGATGTTCGACCTGTTCTGCGCGTGGGGAGCCGGCGCGAGCGTCCATACGGTGCCCGTGCGCGCTTACACCGATCTGCCCGCGTTCGTCGCCGAGCGCGGGATGAGCGTGTGGTTCTCCACGCCCAGCGCCGTCGCCCTCGTCCGGCGGATGGGAGGCCTGACGCCCGCGGCGATGCCGTCACTGCGCTGGAGCCTGTTCGCCGGTGAGGCGCTGCGCTGCGCGGACGCCGCCGACTGGCAGGACGCCGCGGCCCGTTCGATCGTGGAGAACCTGTACGGCCCCACCGAACTCACCGTCACCGTCACCGGTCACCGCTGGTCGCCTCGGCTCTCCCCCGCCCTCGGGGTGAACGGCCAGGTACCCATCGGGACGTTGCACGCGGGTCACGACCAGCTGCTGCTCGGCCCCGACGGGGCTCCTGCCGGACCTGCCGGAACCGAGGGCGAACTGTGCGTCACCGGACCGCAGATGACCGCCGGCTACCTGGACCCCGCGGACGACGAGGGCCGCTTCCTCCGGTACGGGGGCCGGACCTGGTACCGCACCGGTGACCGCGTCCGCCGGCTGGCGGACGGTCAACTGGTCTACCTCGGCAGGCTGGACGCCCAGGTACAGGTCCAGGGCTGGCGGGTCGAACTCGCCGAGGTCGACGACGCCGTCCGCGCGTGCGCCGGAGTCGAGGACGCGGTGACCGTGACCCGCCCCGCGGGCGGCGGCGGACTGGAACTGGTGGTGTTCTACACCGGCGTCCCCGCCTCCCCCGTCGTCCTCGCCGGGCAGCTGCGGCGGGTGCTCCCCGAAGGGATGCTGCCGCGGGCGTTCCGTCACGTCGAGTCCTTCCCGCTCAACGCCAACCGGAAGATCGACCGGTCCCGGCTCGCGGCGACGGCCGGCACACCCGGCGGGCCCTGAACGCACCACACCGGGCCGCCCGGAGCGGCCCGGCTCCGACCGACCATGTCTCCCGACGGAGGATCAATGTCCACCACCGCATCACCCCAGCTGGCCGGGCGGCGAGAGTGGGTGGGGCTCGCCGTCCTGGTCCTGGCCAATCTGCTCATCTCGATGGACATCTCGGTCCTCTACCTCGCCGTCCCGTTCATCACCGCGTCGCTGGAGCCGAGCAGTGTCCAGCAGCTGTGGATCCTCGACATCTACGGGTTCCTGCTCGCCGGTCTGCTGATCACGATGGGCGTCCTCGGGGACCGGTTCGGACGCCGCCGGCTGCTGATGATCGGCGCCGCGCTGTTCGGCACCGCGTCGGTCGCCGCCGCCTACGCGGGCAGCGCCGAGACCCTCATCGGCACCCGCGCGCTGCTCGGCGTGGCGGGCGCGATCCTCGCGCCGTCCACGCTGGCGCTCATCCGCAACATGTTCCAGGACGTCGCCCAGCGACGTACCGCGATCGCGATCTGGACGGCCGGGTTCGCCGGCGGCGCCGCGCTCGGGCCGCTGGTGTCCGGGGTACTGCTGGACCACTTCTGGTGGGGCTCGGTGTTCCTGATCAACGTCCCGGCGATGGTGCTGCTGCTGGCACTCGCGCCGGCGCTGATCCCCGAGTACCGCGATCCGCGGCCCGGCGGGTTCGACCTGCTGAGCGCGGTGCTGTCGCTCGGCGCCGTGCTCCCGGTGATCTACGGGATCAAGTCGCTGGCGCAGGACGGTGTGAGCGCGGTCGCGGTGGCGGCCCTGCTCGCCGGACCGGTGATCGGCGCGGCGTTCGTCCAGCGGCAGCGGACGGTGCGCGATCCCCTGATCGACCTGAACCTGTTTCGCGTACGTGCCTTCTCGGCACCGATGGCCGTGAACGTGGTGGCGTTCTTCGCACTGGTCGGATTCGCACTGTTCTCCACGCAGTGGCTGCAACTCGTGCGCGGCATGGGCCCGTTGGAGGCCGCGCTGTGGTCGCTGCCCGCACCGGTGGCGGTGGCCTTCGCCACCACGATCGCCACCGGCGTCGCCCGCACGGTGCGTCCGGTGTACATCGTGTCCACCGGGCTGCTGATCACGGCCGTCGGGTTCCTCGTGCTGACCCAGGTCGGGGTGCACTCCCACCTCGCGGTCCTGGTCGGCGGTGTCGTCGGGGTCGCCGTCGGGCTCGGGGTCGCGCTGACGCTGACCGCCGACATGATCCTCGGCGCGGCTCCGCCGGAGCGCGCCGGAGCGGCGTCCGCTCTGTCGGAGACCGCCAACCAGCTCGGCGCCGCGCTGGGCGTCGCGATCCTGGGGAGCATCGGCGCCGCGATCTACCGGACCGATGTGCGGGACACCGTGCCGTCCGGAATGCCGCCGGAGGCGCTGCACGCCGCTCGCGAGACGCTGGGCGGAGCGTCCGAGGTCGCCCAGCAACTCCCGGAGCCCGCACGGTCCGGGCTGCTGGACGGGGCCCGGGAGGCGTTCGTCCACGGCCTGAATCTCAACGCCGCGATCGCCGCCGCCGTGATGGTGGCCGCCGCCACGGCGGCCACGCTGCTGCTGCGCCGCCAGCCGGTGGCCCCGGCTGCCTCGGCCGCACCCGACGCGCCACTCCGCGCACCGAGTGACACGCTCCTCGACGAACCGAGCGGGGCGCCCCTCGACCAGCCGCTCGACGAGAGCGTGCCGGGGTCCGCCGGGGGCTGACCCCGGGCGGGGTACGGGCGGGGTACGGGCGGGGTACGGCCCAGATCCGGGCCGTACCCCATCCGCGTGCGGTCCGGCCCCGGGCGACCGGGCCCGGACCCCACCTCGGCACGGGCCGGCCCCGAGCGCGGCGCGTCACACGACGCGCCGCTCGACACCCGCGTGCCGGGGTCGCCCGTGGGCTGGCCCCGGGCCGGAGCCGGCCTGGGGCAGGGGCGGATTCGGGTCAGGCCGGGGTTTCCAGTTCGTCGTCCAGGATGGCGAACATCTCCTTCGCCGACACCGTCGCGAGGCTCGCCCCGGTGGCGGTGCCGGTCTGAGAGGGGGCGGCCCAGGCCGCGGTGAGGGCGCGCAGCCGGGCGGTGATCCTGGCGCGCTCGGCCTCGTCCGGCTCGGCTGCCTCCAGGGCCAGTTCCAGGTTCCGCAGTTCGGTGTCCAGTGCGGGCCCGGTCTCTTCCTCCGGAGCCAG
Coding sequences:
- a CDS encoding AMP-binding protein — its product is MTEIPEHALHARFLRGLAASPGRPAFRTDDGTMTYETLHEQALAWAGALLASPAGPPRAVGVLAEKGRTSCAGLLAALYAGAAVVPLAPDFPPVRTRRMLAAAGVSAVVADRAGLAALEAADQAAPDRDTADPDAVGPDAVGSDAVGSDAVGSDVPVLTSDPGAAGRFPALPVRARDALSAPRPVAPGDLAYMLFTSGSTGRPKGVPITHASTHHYFSLLDARYDFGPEDVFSQTFGLNFDCAMFDLFCAWGAGASVHTVPVRAYTDLPAFVAERGMSVWFSTPSAVALVRRMGGLTPAAMPSLRWSLFAGEALRCADAADWQDAAARSIVENLYGPTELTVTVTGHRWSPRLSPALGVNGQVPIGTLHAGHDQLLLGPDGAPAGPAGTEGELCVTGPQMTAGYLDPADDEGRFLRYGGRTWYRTGDRVRRLADGQLVYLGRLDAQVQVQGWRVELAEVDDAVRACAGVEDAVTVTRPAGGGGLELVVFYTGVPASPVVLAGQLRRVLPEGMLPRAFRHVESFPLNANRKIDRSRLAATAGTPGGP
- a CDS encoding MFS transporter translates to MSTTASPQLAGRREWVGLAVLVLANLLISMDISVLYLAVPFITASLEPSSVQQLWILDIYGFLLAGLLITMGVLGDRFGRRRLLMIGAALFGTASVAAAYAGSAETLIGTRALLGVAGAILAPSTLALIRNMFQDVAQRRTAIAIWTAGFAGGAALGPLVSGVLLDHFWWGSVFLINVPAMVLLLALAPALIPEYRDPRPGGFDLLSAVLSLGAVLPVIYGIKSLAQDGVSAVAVAALLAGPVIGAAFVQRQRTVRDPLIDLNLFRVRAFSAPMAVNVVAFFALVGFALFSTQWLQLVRGMGPLEAALWSLPAPVAVAFATTIATGVARTVRPVYIVSTGLLITAVGFLVLTQVGVHSHLAVLVGGVVGVAVGLGVALTLTADMILGAAPPERAGAASALSETANQLGAALGVAILGSIGAAIYRTDVRDTVPSGMPPEALHAARETLGGASEVAQQLPEPARSGLLDGAREAFVHGLNLNAAIAAAVMVAAATAATLLLRRQPVAPAASAAPDAPLRAPSDTLLDEPSGAPLDQPLDESVPGSAGG